A genomic segment from Lignipirellula cremea encodes:
- a CDS encoding FmdB family zinc ribbon protein: MPTYDYLCRGCGHEFELFQRMTADPEKKCPNCKKLKLTRLIGSGSGVVFKGSGFYQTDYRSESYKQKAAEETKSASSEKSDTKSESKSSEAKPAKADKPKKPKSE; this comes from the coding sequence ATGCCGACTTATGATTACCTGTGCCGAGGCTGCGGCCATGAGTTTGAACTCTTTCAGCGCATGACGGCCGATCCGGAAAAAAAGTGTCCGAATTGCAAAAAGCTGAAGCTGACCCGCCTGATTGGTTCTGGTTCCGGCGTGGTTTTCAAAGGCTCCGGTTTCTATCAGACCGACTATCGCAGCGAGTCGTATAAACAGAAGGCAGCCGAAGAAACCAAGTCGGCCAGCAGCGAAAAGTCCGACACAAAATCAGAAAGCAAAAGCAGCGAAGCCAAGCCCGCCAAAGCCGACAAGCCGAAAAAACCCAAGAGCGAATAA
- the grpE gene encoding nucleotide exchange factor GrpE, with the protein MSQTPPSSDRPESSSPEQSAGAANDPQSAAAQQAPQDAGEDRQSPDTAGSPLSREEHSSQLQAELEEEKNRVLMVQAELENFRKRSRRELDDQRRYAAVPVVSDLLAVLDNLNRAIGSAPDDPKAKGLVDGVKMVASMFESVFEKHHCRRIASVGEVFDPNLHEAIGQQPSDQYPAGTVMLETQVGYQLHDRVIRPAQVFVSTGPA; encoded by the coding sequence ATGTCGCAAACACCGCCCTCCTCTGACCGTCCCGAATCCTCCTCGCCCGAGCAGTCCGCCGGGGCCGCGAACGATCCGCAGTCCGCCGCCGCCCAGCAAGCACCGCAGGATGCAGGCGAGGATCGCCAGTCGCCCGATACGGCCGGCAGTCCACTGAGCCGCGAAGAGCACTCCTCGCAGCTCCAGGCGGAACTCGAAGAGGAGAAAAACCGCGTGCTGATGGTGCAGGCCGAACTGGAAAACTTCCGGAAAAGGTCCCGCCGGGAACTCGACGACCAGCGCCGTTACGCTGCTGTGCCAGTGGTCTCCGACCTGCTGGCCGTGCTCGACAACCTGAACCGCGCCATTGGCTCAGCTCCCGACGATCCCAAGGCCAAAGGGCTGGTCGACGGCGTGAAAATGGTCGCCAGCATGTTTGAGAGCGTCTTTGAAAAACACCATTGCCGGCGGATTGCCTCCGTAGGCGAAGTCTTTGATCCCAACCTGCACGAAGCGATCGGCCAGCAGCCAAGCGACCAGTATCCGGCCGGAACCGTCATGCTGGAAACACAAGTCGGCTATCAGCTGCACGACCGCGTGATCCGACCAGCCCAGGTTTTTGTTTCGACCGGCCCCGCCTGA
- the dnaJ gene encoding molecular chaperone DnaJ, with product MAKRCFYEVLEVTKTATDREISVAYRKAAIRYHPDSNPGDPEVTEKFKEAAEAYEVLSDPNKRARYDQYGHAGLEGGAGASQFHDVQDIFEAFGDLFGGGAFGDLFGGGGGRSRRPRKGRDIRADVTLTLEEAFRGVEKELTFNRNNVCDACEGNGSQPGAKPETCRTCHGHGQVIQQGGILRVQTTCPSCRGAGVTITDPCRECRGRGYQAQRVTLTVNIPAGVDTGMRVRLAGEGEPSAGGGQPGDCYCFINVKQHHLFQRDGDHLVLRLPISYCQATLGAEIEVPTLSGRATLTVPKGSQSGEVFRLRGRGMPDPQSGRQGDLAVQTYIETPRKLTTRQEELLRELAELEHVHVTPHRKSFLEKIRDYFTGSPEEDEEASEE from the coding sequence ATGGCTAAACGGTGCTTTTACGAAGTTCTCGAGGTCACGAAGACCGCTACTGACCGCGAGATCTCTGTCGCCTATCGCAAAGCGGCCATCAGGTACCACCCTGACAGCAACCCGGGCGATCCTGAAGTCACCGAAAAATTCAAAGAAGCAGCCGAAGCCTACGAAGTGCTTTCGGATCCCAATAAACGGGCCCGCTACGACCAGTACGGGCATGCCGGACTGGAAGGCGGCGCGGGAGCGTCGCAGTTCCACGACGTGCAGGATATTTTTGAAGCCTTTGGCGACCTGTTCGGCGGAGGCGCCTTTGGCGATCTGTTCGGCGGAGGCGGCGGCCGCAGTCGACGTCCCCGCAAAGGTCGTGATATCCGGGCTGATGTCACTCTCACCCTCGAAGAAGCGTTTCGCGGGGTCGAGAAAGAACTCACCTTCAACCGGAACAACGTGTGCGACGCGTGTGAAGGGAACGGCAGCCAACCCGGAGCCAAACCGGAAACCTGCCGCACCTGCCACGGCCACGGCCAGGTGATCCAGCAAGGCGGCATATTGCGGGTGCAAACCACCTGCCCCTCGTGCCGCGGCGCCGGTGTAACGATTACCGATCCTTGTCGTGAATGCCGCGGACGCGGCTACCAGGCGCAGCGCGTCACCTTGACCGTCAACATTCCCGCCGGCGTGGACACCGGGATGCGGGTCCGTCTGGCGGGTGAAGGCGAACCGAGCGCAGGCGGCGGCCAGCCGGGCGATTGTTACTGCTTCATCAACGTGAAGCAGCATCACCTGTTCCAGCGCGACGGCGACCACCTGGTGTTGCGGCTCCCCATTTCCTACTGCCAGGCTACGCTCGGAGCCGAGATTGAAGTCCCCACGCTCAGCGGTCGGGCCACTTTGACCGTCCCCAAAGGTTCGCAGTCGGGCGAAGTGTTCCGACTCCGTGGCCGCGGGATGCCGGATCCGCAAAGCGGACGCCAGGGCGATCTGGCCGTCCAGACCTACATCGAAACACCGCGCAAGTTGACCACGCGGCAAGAGGAGTTGTTGCGGGAACTGGCCGAACTTGAGCACGTTCACGTAACGCCCCATCGGAAGTCGTTCCTGGAAAAGATACGCGACTATTTCACTGGTTCCCCCGAAGAAGACGAAGAAGCGAGCGAAGAGTAA
- the groL gene encoding chaperonin GroEL (60 kDa chaperone family; promotes refolding of misfolded polypeptides especially under stressful conditions; forms two stacked rings of heptamers to form a barrel-shaped 14mer; ends can be capped by GroES; misfolded proteins enter the barrel where they are refolded when GroES binds) produces the protein MAKQLLFDDNARHRMMQGIDKLAKAVATTMGPAGHNVIINKSFGGPTVTKDGVTVAKEIELDDRFENMGAKLVVEVAQKTSDLAGDGTTTATVLARAIFKEGLRNIVAGSNPTAIRRGIDKAVAAADEKLLSMAQRIEGDRKKVVDVAAISANNDRVIGELLAEVMQNVGRDGVVTVEEGKTAKTQVDYVDGMHFDKGFISPYFINRPAEMDVEMENALILIHEKKIGSIRDLLPILEKASGTGRPLLIIAEDIESEALTLLVVNQLRGVLKVCAVKAPGFGDRRKAMLQDIAILTGGTSISDDLGLQLENLSLDYLGSAAKVSVDKSGTTIIEGGGSREEIDNRVQQLRKQINDSDSEYDKEKYQERVAKLSGGVAVISVGAETEADMKQTKARIEDALHAARAALQEGILPGGGVALLRCRGAIEAIRKSAKGDEQVGVDIVLRALEAPLRQIAENAGKDGSVVADEIADQPENFGYDAHADKYADMYEAGVIDPVKVVRTALANAASIAGLLLTTDAMVSNYDSDDKAKRQIEGAVR, from the coding sequence ATGGCTAAACAACTGCTCTTTGACGACAACGCTCGGCATCGGATGATGCAGGGCATCGACAAACTGGCCAAGGCCGTCGCGACTACGATGGGTCCGGCCGGCCATAATGTCATTATCAACAAATCCTTCGGCGGCCCCACGGTCACCAAAGACGGCGTGACCGTCGCCAAGGAAATCGAACTCGACGACCGCTTTGAGAACATGGGCGCCAAGCTCGTGGTCGAAGTGGCCCAGAAAACGTCGGATCTGGCCGGCGACGGCACCACCACCGCCACCGTTCTGGCCCGTGCGATCTTCAAAGAAGGTCTGCGGAACATTGTGGCCGGCAGCAACCCGACCGCCATTCGTCGCGGCATCGACAAAGCGGTCGCCGCTGCGGACGAAAAGCTGCTGTCGATGGCCCAGCGTATCGAAGGCGACCGGAAGAAGGTCGTCGACGTCGCCGCCATCAGCGCCAACAACGATCGCGTGATTGGCGAGCTGCTGGCGGAAGTCATGCAGAACGTCGGCCGCGACGGCGTGGTCACGGTCGAAGAAGGCAAGACTGCCAAGACCCAGGTCGACTATGTCGACGGCATGCACTTTGACAAAGGCTTCATCTCCCCCTACTTCATCAACCGCCCGGCGGAGATGGATGTGGAGATGGAAAACGCGCTGATTCTCATTCATGAGAAGAAAATCGGCAGCATCCGCGACCTGTTGCCGATCCTGGAAAAAGCCAGCGGCACCGGCCGTCCCTTGTTGATCATCGCCGAAGATATCGAATCGGAAGCGTTGACCCTGCTGGTCGTGAACCAGCTGCGCGGCGTGCTCAAAGTTTGCGCCGTCAAGGCTCCTGGCTTTGGCGATCGTCGCAAGGCCATGCTGCAGGATATCGCCATCCTGACCGGCGGCACCTCGATCAGCGATGATCTGGGTCTGCAGCTGGAAAACCTGTCGCTGGATTACCTCGGCAGCGCCGCCAAGGTCAGCGTCGACAAGAGCGGCACCACCATCATCGAAGGCGGCGGTTCCCGCGAAGAGATCGACAATCGCGTCCAGCAGTTGCGCAAGCAGATCAACGACAGCGACAGCGAATACGATAAAGAGAAGTACCAGGAACGCGTAGCGAAGCTCAGCGGCGGCGTGGCGGTCATTTCCGTCGGCGCCGAGACTGAAGCCGACATGAAGCAGACCAAAGCCCGCATCGAAGACGCCCTGCATGCGGCCCGCGCCGCGTTGCAGGAAGGCATTCTGCCCGGCGGCGGCGTGGCCCTGCTGCGTTGCCGCGGCGCCATCGAAGCCATCCGCAAGTCGGCCAAGGGCGACGAGCAGGTGGGTGTCGATATTGTGCTGCGGGCGCTGGAAGCTCCCCTGCGTCAGATCGCCGAGAACGCCGGCAAAGACGGTTCCGTCGTCGCCGACGAAATCGCCGACCAGCCGGAAAACTTTGGCTACGACGCACATGCCGACAAGTACGCTGACATGTACGAAGCGGGCGTGATCGACCCGGTCAAGGTGGTTCGCACGGCTCTGGCCAATGCGGCCAGCATCGCCGGCCTGCTGCTCACGACCGACGCCATGGTCTCCAATTACGACAGCGACGATAAGGCCAAACGCCAGATCGAAGGCGCCGTCCGTTAA
- the groES gene encoding co-chaperone GroES translates to MTTMAKINLRPLDDRVVVEPMEAEEMTAGGIVLPDSAQEKPQRGKVVAVGPGRLLDNGTRGELSVAVGDEVIYGKYGGSEIEVNGAEVKILREGDILAKIVE, encoded by the coding sequence ATTACGACAATGGCAAAAATCAACCTTCGTCCGCTCGATGATCGCGTGGTAGTTGAGCCCATGGAAGCCGAAGAAATGACGGCTGGCGGCATTGTGCTGCCCGATAGCGCCCAGGAAAAACCGCAGCGTGGTAAAGTGGTCGCGGTCGGCCCGGGTCGTCTGCTGGACAACGGCACTCGCGGCGAGCTGTCGGTGGCGGTTGGCGACGAAGTCATCTACGGCAAGTACGGCGGCAGCGAAATCGAAGTCAACGGCGCCGAAGTCAAGATTCTGCGCGAAGGCGATATCCTGGCGAAGATCGTCGAGTAG
- the groL gene encoding chaperonin GroEL (60 kDa chaperone family; promotes refolding of misfolded polypeptides especially under stressful conditions; forms two stacked rings of heptamers to form a barrel-shaped 14mer; ends can be capped by GroES; misfolded proteins enter the barrel where they are refolded when GroES binds) gives MVFDDEARQALLKGVSKLARAVRSTLGPRGRNAVLDKGWGSPKITKDGVTVAEDIELDDPYENLAAQLVKEAASKTNDVAGDGTTTATVLSEAIFREGLKMIAAGADPMALSRGMQKAVAGVCQAIDGLATPISEKNKKEIKQVATIAGNNDTEIGETLAEAFLKVGKDGVITVEEGRGAETTVTLVEGMQFDRGFLSPHFVTDQDNVTVELENCHILLWEEKISSNKPLIPLLEKISKAKKPLLIIAEDLEGESLATLVVNKMRGILQVAAVKAPGYGDRRKAILGDIAELTGGKVFTKDLGIELENVQLSDLGKAKKIKITADNCTIVGGAGSKEAINGRTEQIRAEIEVTDSEYDREKLQERLAKLAGGVAQINCGAATETEMKERKALYEDAKAATAAALEGGIVPGGGVALIRAESSIAALKLTGDEALGAEIIKNALDVPLRSIATNAGVDGAVVVNRVRRLTNVNEGYNADNDTYGDLVKAGVIDPAKVVKTALQNAASVASLLLTTESLITEIPSEDDGGDDHDHHDHGMGGMGGGMGGMGGMGGMGGMGGMGMM, from the coding sequence ATGGTTTTCGATGACGAAGCCAGGCAGGCGCTCTTGAAGGGCGTTTCCAAGCTGGCTCGCGCCGTCCGCAGCACTCTGGGGCCGCGCGGCCGCAACGCCGTGCTCGACAAAGGCTGGGGCTCGCCCAAAATCACCAAGGACGGGGTGACGGTCGCTGAAGACATCGAACTCGACGACCCCTACGAAAACCTCGCTGCCCAGCTTGTCAAAGAAGCGGCCAGCAAAACCAACGACGTCGCCGGCGACGGCACGACCACGGCCACCGTGCTGTCGGAAGCCATCTTCCGCGAAGGTCTGAAAATGATCGCCGCCGGAGCCGATCCGATGGCCCTGTCCCGCGGCATGCAGAAAGCAGTCGCTGGCGTGTGCCAGGCGATCGACGGTCTGGCGACCCCGATCAGCGAAAAGAACAAAAAGGAAATCAAGCAGGTTGCCACCATCGCCGGCAACAACGATACGGAAATCGGCGAAACGCTGGCCGAAGCCTTCCTGAAAGTCGGTAAAGACGGCGTGATCACGGTCGAAGAAGGCCGCGGCGCCGAAACGACCGTCACCCTGGTCGAAGGCATGCAGTTTGATCGCGGCTTCCTGTCGCCTCACTTCGTCACCGACCAGGACAACGTCACGGTCGAGCTGGAGAACTGCCACATTCTGTTGTGGGAAGAAAAGATCTCCTCCAACAAGCCGCTGATTCCGTTGCTGGAAAAAATCAGCAAAGCGAAGAAGCCGCTGCTGATCATCGCCGAAGATCTCGAAGGCGAATCGCTGGCCACGCTGGTCGTGAACAAAATGCGGGGCATCCTGCAGGTCGCCGCCGTGAAGGCTCCCGGCTACGGCGATCGCCGCAAAGCGATCCTGGGCGACATCGCCGAACTGACCGGCGGTAAGGTCTTCACCAAAGATCTCGGTATCGAGCTGGAAAACGTGCAGCTCAGCGATCTGGGTAAAGCGAAGAAGATCAAGATCACCGCCGACAACTGCACCATCGTGGGCGGCGCCGGTTCCAAGGAAGCGATCAACGGCCGCACCGAACAGATCCGCGCCGAGATCGAAGTAACCGACAGCGAATACGATCGCGAAAAGCTGCAGGAACGTCTGGCCAAGCTGGCCGGCGGCGTGGCTCAGATCAACTGCGGCGCCGCGACCGAAACCGAAATGAAAGAGCGCAAAGCTCTGTATGAAGACGCCAAAGCCGCCACCGCGGCAGCCCTCGAAGGCGGCATTGTCCCCGGCGGCGGCGTGGCTCTGATTCGTGCGGAAAGCTCGATCGCCGCCCTGAAGCTCACCGGCGACGAAGCTCTCGGCGCTGAGATTATCAAGAACGCTCTCGATGTGCCGTTGCGTTCGATCGCTACCAACGCCGGCGTCGACGGCGCGGTCGTGGTGAACCGTGTTCGCCGCCTGACCAACGTCAACGAAGGCTATAACGCCGACAACGACACCTATGGCGATCTGGTCAAAGCGGGTGTGATTGATCCCGCCAAGGTTGTCAAAACGGCCCTGCAGAACGCAGCCAGCGTTGCTTCGCTGCTGCTCACCACCGAATCGCTCATCACCGAAATCCCCAGCGAAGACGATGGCGGCGATGACCACGACCACCACGACCATGGTATGGGCGGAATGGGCGGCGGCATGGGCGGCATGGGCGGCATGGGTGGCATGGGCGGCATGGGCGGCATGGGGATGATGTAA
- a CDS encoding aldo/keto reductase, which translates to MQYTFLGRTGVSVSRVCLGCMSFGAKSWRPWVLEEEDSKPYFRQAVESGINFFDTADVYSLGESERITGKWLKEFARLEECVVATKAFFEMGPGPNMKGLSRKHIQQACEASLKRLGLETIDIYQLHRFDKHTPMEETLAALDLLVRQGKVRYIGCSSTWAWRFAQALSQSERNGWARFVTMQNHYNLLYREEEREMLPLCEAEGVASIPWSPLARGILARARTTFDEADSQSRQATDDFARKLYDHPSDIHVVEALKEVAGRRGDTPAQIALAWLLSKPVVAAPIIGVTRLDHLTDAVKAVDLELSEQEIAALETPYQPHGVRGL; encoded by the coding sequence ATGCAATACACTTTTCTGGGCCGCACCGGCGTAAGCGTTTCCCGAGTTTGTCTCGGCTGTATGAGCTTTGGGGCGAAGAGCTGGCGTCCCTGGGTGCTGGAAGAAGAAGACTCCAAGCCGTACTTTCGCCAGGCGGTGGAATCGGGCATCAACTTTTTCGACACGGCCGACGTCTACTCGCTGGGAGAAAGCGAACGGATCACCGGCAAGTGGCTCAAAGAATTCGCCCGGCTGGAAGAGTGTGTCGTCGCCACAAAAGCCTTCTTCGAGATGGGCCCCGGCCCCAATATGAAAGGGCTGTCGCGGAAGCACATCCAGCAGGCGTGCGAGGCCAGTCTGAAACGGCTGGGCCTGGAAACGATCGACATCTACCAGTTGCACCGCTTCGACAAACACACCCCGATGGAAGAAACGCTGGCCGCCCTGGACCTGCTGGTGCGGCAGGGCAAGGTGCGCTACATCGGCTGCAGTTCCACCTGGGCCTGGCGGTTCGCCCAGGCGTTGTCGCAGAGCGAACGGAACGGCTGGGCCCGGTTTGTTACGATGCAGAACCATTACAACCTGCTGTACCGCGAAGAAGAACGGGAGATGCTGCCGCTGTGCGAAGCCGAAGGCGTCGCTTCGATTCCCTGGTCGCCCCTGGCCCGCGGCATTCTGGCCCGCGCCCGCACCACCTTTGACGAAGCCGACTCGCAGTCCCGCCAGGCGACGGATGACTTCGCCCGCAAGCTGTACGATCACCCCAGCGATATCCATGTGGTGGAAGCACTCAAGGAAGTGGCAGGGCGGCGGGGCGATACGCCAGCCCAGATCGCCCTGGCCTGGCTGCTGAGCAAGCCGGTCGTCGCAGCCCCCATAATTGGGGTTACCAGGCTCGACCATCTGACCGATGCAGTCAAAGCGGTTGACCTGGAGCTGAGCGAGCAGGAAATCGCCGCGCTGGAAACGCCCTATCAACCACATGGGGTGCGAGGCCTGTAG
- a CDS encoding efflux RND transporter permease subunit, translated as MLSRFFIERPIFANVIAIVTVLIGAVALLELPIEQYPEITPPTVRVTAGYPGANADVVASTVAAPIEQQVNGVENMLYMSSTSSSDGSYSLTVTFEIGTDLDDAQVLVQNRVSVAEPLLPEEVKRQGVTVKKQATNIILLASLTSADNTFDTLFLSNYALLRVKDELSRIPGVGDVTVFGASNYSMRIWLDPEKLKVRKLTTQDVVAAIQEQNVQVAAGQVGQPPSPSGQQFQYTVNVLGRLSEADQFEDIIVKKGEGRRVTYLRDVARVELGSQSYDQFNLKQGKPTANIGIYQLPGANALEVAEAVRHAMEEMSHKFPPGMEYQIPLDTTLFVEASIHEVYKTLFEAGVLVLIVILVFLQDWRAVLIPATTVPVTIIGSFAAMAMLGFSVNMLTLFGLILAIGIVVDDAIVIVENAAHHMEEGMQPKAAAIKAMGEVTGPIIGITLVLMAVFIPSAFLGGVTGQLYRQFALTIAAAALISALNAVTLKPAQCALWMRPAKTKKNIFYRAFNAVYDRFEWAYTFCVRQLLRQIALTMLLFAGLVALTGWVYVSVPTGFFPNEDQGYLFVAVTLPDAASQERTMGVMREIDDILEKTPGVADWITIGGLSLLDNSTAPNAGTLFVTLDPWDERLPAGHTLESILGSIAGPLAQLEEAIAFPFPPPAIRGLGVRSGFKMQIEDRANVGLQQLGQITAEMVEKANEQSTLAAVNSSFRAGVPQVFVDVDREKVKKLDVPLASVFSTLQSYLGSAYVNDFNKFGRTYQVRVQAEPAYRASIDDIRRLEVRNREGSMLPLSAVATVRRSFGPQIVNRYNLYPTAAVTGAPGAGYSSGESLEMMEQIAAQTLPDSMSFDWTDMSYQEKKVGGQAIWIFLMAVALVYLVLAAQYESWFIPAAVILVVPLGLLGAATAVAIRGMDNNLYTQIGIVLIVALASKNAILIVEFAREIRAKGKSIREAAIESARLRFRPILMTSFAFILGVAPLVFAEGAGAAGQQALGTAVFGGMIASTVLAVFFVPVFYVLFQSLAEWFSPPQPQDDEEHVPAEAAAAQ; from the coding sequence ATGCTGTCCCGCTTCTTCATTGAACGGCCCATTTTCGCCAACGTGATCGCGATTGTGACCGTGCTGATCGGCGCGGTCGCCCTGCTGGAACTGCCGATCGAGCAGTATCCGGAAATTACGCCGCCGACGGTCCGCGTCACGGCCGGCTATCCCGGCGCCAATGCCGATGTGGTGGCGAGCACGGTTGCGGCTCCGATTGAACAGCAGGTCAACGGCGTCGAGAACATGCTCTACATGTCGTCGACTTCTTCCAGCGACGGCTCCTATTCTTTGACCGTCACCTTTGAAATCGGCACCGACCTGGATGACGCCCAGGTGCTGGTGCAGAACCGTGTTTCCGTCGCCGAACCGCTCCTGCCGGAAGAAGTGAAACGGCAGGGGGTGACGGTGAAAAAGCAGGCGACAAACATTATCCTGCTGGCGTCGTTGACGTCGGCCGACAACACCTTCGACACGCTGTTCCTGTCCAACTATGCCCTGCTCCGTGTGAAGGACGAACTCAGCCGCATCCCGGGCGTCGGCGATGTGACCGTGTTTGGCGCCTCGAACTACAGCATGCGAATCTGGCTGGACCCGGAGAAACTGAAGGTCCGCAAGCTGACCACGCAGGACGTGGTCGCCGCCATCCAGGAACAAAACGTCCAGGTGGCCGCCGGCCAGGTCGGGCAGCCGCCTTCGCCCAGCGGGCAGCAGTTCCAGTACACCGTCAACGTGCTGGGCCGACTGAGCGAAGCCGACCAGTTTGAAGATATCATCGTCAAAAAAGGGGAAGGCCGCCGCGTGACCTATCTCCGCGATGTGGCCCGGGTGGAGCTGGGCTCGCAGAGCTATGACCAGTTCAACCTGAAGCAGGGGAAGCCGACGGCCAACATCGGCATTTACCAGTTGCCCGGCGCCAACGCCCTGGAAGTGGCCGAAGCAGTGCGCCACGCCATGGAGGAGATGAGCCACAAGTTCCCGCCCGGCATGGAATACCAGATTCCGCTCGACACGACGTTGTTTGTCGAAGCCTCGATCCATGAAGTTTATAAAACGCTGTTCGAAGCGGGCGTGCTGGTGCTGATTGTGATCCTGGTGTTCCTGCAGGATTGGCGAGCCGTGCTGATCCCGGCCACGACGGTGCCGGTGACAATCATCGGCTCCTTCGCCGCCATGGCGATGCTGGGTTTTTCGGTCAACATGCTGACCCTCTTCGGCCTGATTCTGGCGATCGGGATTGTGGTCGACGACGCGATCGTGATCGTCGAAAACGCCGCGCATCATATGGAAGAAGGGATGCAGCCCAAGGCCGCCGCCATCAAGGCGATGGGCGAAGTCACCGGCCCCATTATTGGCATCACCCTGGTGCTGATGGCCGTGTTCATACCGAGCGCTTTCCTGGGCGGCGTCACGGGCCAGTTGTACCGGCAGTTCGCCCTGACCATCGCCGCCGCCGCGCTGATCAGCGCGCTCAACGCCGTGACGCTCAAGCCGGCCCAGTGCGCCTTGTGGATGCGTCCGGCCAAAACGAAGAAGAATATTTTCTATCGGGCGTTCAACGCTGTTTACGATCGTTTTGAATGGGCTTATACGTTCTGTGTGCGGCAGTTGCTGCGACAGATTGCGCTAACCATGCTGCTGTTCGCCGGCCTGGTTGCTTTGACCGGCTGGGTTTATGTTTCGGTGCCGACGGGCTTCTTTCCGAACGAAGATCAGGGCTACCTGTTCGTCGCGGTGACCTTGCCTGACGCTGCTTCGCAGGAACGCACCATGGGTGTCATGCGCGAGATCGACGACATCCTGGAGAAGACCCCCGGCGTGGCCGACTGGATCACGATTGGCGGCTTGTCGCTGCTGGACAATAGCACGGCGCCCAACGCCGGCACCTTGTTCGTCACGCTGGATCCGTGGGACGAACGCCTGCCGGCAGGGCATACGCTGGAGTCGATCCTGGGCAGCATCGCCGGTCCGCTTGCGCAGCTGGAAGAGGCGATCGCCTTTCCGTTTCCGCCGCCGGCGATCCGCGGCCTGGGCGTCCGCAGCGGTTTCAAAATGCAGATCGAAGACCGCGCCAATGTCGGCCTGCAGCAACTGGGTCAGATCACCGCCGAGATGGTTGAAAAAGCGAACGAGCAATCGACGCTGGCCGCCGTCAACAGCTCCTTTCGGGCCGGCGTGCCGCAAGTGTTTGTCGATGTGGATCGCGAAAAAGTCAAAAAGCTCGACGTCCCGCTGGCCAGCGTGTTCTCCACGCTGCAGTCGTACCTGGGCAGCGCCTATGTCAACGACTTCAACAAGTTCGGCCGAACTTACCAGGTGCGCGTCCAGGCCGAGCCGGCGTACCGCGCCAGCATCGACGATATTCGCCGACTGGAAGTGCGGAACCGCGAAGGCTCCATGCTGCCGCTGTCCGCGGTGGCGACGGTGCGGCGGTCGTTCGGTCCGCAGATCGTCAATCGGTATAACCTGTATCCCACCGCCGCCGTGACGGGCGCGCCGGGGGCCGGTTACAGCTCGGGCGAATCGCTCGAAATGATGGAGCAGATCGCGGCGCAAACCTTGCCCGATAGCATGTCGTTCGACTGGACGGATATGTCGTACCAGGAGAAGAAGGTCGGCGGCCAGGCGATCTGGATCTTTCTGATGGCGGTCGCCCTGGTGTACCTGGTGCTGGCGGCCCAGTACGAAAGCTGGTTCATTCCGGCGGCCGTGATTCTGGTGGTGCCTCTCGGGCTGCTGGGGGCGGCCACCGCCGTCGCCATCCGCGGCATGGATAACAACCTTTATACGCAGATCGGCATCGTGCTGATTGTCGCGCTGGCCAGCAAGAATGCGATTCTGATTGTGGAGTTCGCCCGGGAGATCCGCGCCAAGGGGAAGTCGATCCGGGAAGCGGCCATTGAATCGGCCCGCCTGCGGTTCCGCCCCATTCTGATGACGAGCTTCGCCTTTATCCTGGGCGTGGCGCCGCTGGTGTTCGCCGAAGGAGCCGGCGCCGCGGGGCAACAGGCGCTGGGTACGGCCGTGTTTGGCGGGATGATCGCCTCGACCGTGCTGGCGGTGTTTTTCGTCCCCGTGTTTTACGTCCTCTTCCAGTCGCTGGCCGAATGGTTCAGCCCCCCGCAACCCCAGGATGACGAAGAGCACGTCCCCGCAGAAGCGGCCGCTGCGCAATAG